The proteins below come from a single Chryseobacterium bernardetii genomic window:
- a CDS encoding LpxL/LpxP family acyltransferase — MNKWKGKSKGTVLGYRIFVWCIRNIGIRCSYFVLYFVAAYYVLFQKKSNQYILYYFHKRLNLGYWKAKRSIFKSYFTFGQVLIDKTAISAGLREKYTYEFDGIENLRNLLAAKKGGVLISAHIGNFEVAEHFFADIDFDCQINLVTTDQEVTVIKEYLESVSVKKSNIKFIYVKEDMSHIFEINQALSNNELICFTGDRYFEGSKFLEADLLGKSAKFPAGPFLIASRLGVPVVYVYVMKEKNLHYHLYARVAQNIKNRDSQGLLQSYVQNLETMIKKYPLQWFNYFDFWDYID; from the coding sequence ATGAACAAGTGGAAAGGTAAATCTAAAGGGACGGTACTGGGGTACAGGATATTCGTCTGGTGTATTAGAAATATCGGGATCAGATGTTCATATTTTGTATTGTACTTTGTAGCAGCTTATTATGTTTTGTTTCAGAAAAAAAGCAACCAGTATATTCTATATTATTTCCATAAAAGACTGAATCTCGGTTATTGGAAGGCCAAGCGCTCTATTTTTAAAAGTTATTTTACTTTTGGGCAGGTTCTGATCGATAAGACCGCCATTTCCGCCGGATTGAGAGAAAAATATACCTATGAATTTGACGGTATTGAAAACCTGAGAAATCTTTTGGCAGCCAAGAAAGGAGGTGTTCTCATCAGTGCCCACATCGGTAACTTTGAAGTGGCAGAACATTTCTTTGCAGATATTGATTTCGACTGTCAGATCAATCTGGTTACTACAGATCAGGAAGTTACCGTCATCAAGGAATATCTGGAAAGTGTTTCTGTAAAAAAGAGCAATATCAAATTCATTTATGTGAAAGAAGATATGTCGCATATCTTTGAGATCAATCAGGCTTTATCTAATAACGAGCTTATTTGCTTTACCGGGGACCGCTATTTTGAAGGCTCGAAATTTCTGGAAGCTGATTTATTAGGGAAAAGTGCAAAATTCCCGGCAGGCCCGTTTCTTATTGCATCCCGTTTAGGAGTACCTGTGGTATATGTTTATGTAATGAAGGAGAAAAACCTTCATTATCATTTGTATGCCAGAGTAGCTCAGAATATTAAAAACAGGGATTCTCAGGGACTTTTACAGTCTTATGTGCAGAATCTTGAAACCATGATCAAAAAATATCCGCTTCAATGGTTTAATTATTTTGATTTTTGGGATTATATTGATTAA
- a CDS encoding acyl carrier protein, with amino-acid sequence MEREKIVAIVNDFLVNEFEVDGDEISNDANLKNTLGLDSLDYIDMVVVIESNFGVKLGEADFKKMVTFDDFYTTIENKIAEKNA; translated from the coding sequence ATGGAAAGGGAAAAAATTGTTGCTATTGTTAATGATTTTCTGGTTAACGAATTTGAAGTTGACGGAGATGAAATCAGTAATGATGCCAACCTTAAAAATACACTGGGACTGGACAGCTTAGATTATATTGACATGGTCGTAGTTATAGAATCCAATTTCGGAGTGAAATTAGGAGAAGCAGACTTCAAGAAAATGGTAACATTTGATGATTTCTATACAACGATTGAAAATAAGATCGCTGAGAAAAACGCATAG
- a CDS encoding beta-ketoacyl-[acyl-carrier-protein] synthase family protein codes for MENRVVITGMGIYSCIGTSLEEVRESLYQGKSGIVLDQDRKAFGFRSGLTGTVPKPDLKNLLNRRQRVSMGEESEYAYLATIDALKQANLDETFLDTHEVGILYGNDSVSQAVVESIDIAREKKDTTLMGSGAIFKSMNSTVTMNLSTIFKLKGINLTISAACASGSHSLGLAYMMIKNGFQDMIICGGAQETNKYSMASFDGLGVFSAREDEPTKASRPFDADRDGLIPSGGAASLIVESLESAQRRGAHIIAEIIGYGFSSNGGHISTPNVDGPALAMDRALKQSGLKASDIDYINAHATSTPIGDANEAKAIYEIFGSEVPVSSTKSMTGHECWMAGASEVIYSILMMQNDFIAPNINLENPDNEAKKINLVFETKNQKIDVFLSNSFGFGGTNSALIVKKFD; via the coding sequence ATGGAAAATAGGGTTGTAATTACCGGAATGGGAATTTATTCCTGCATCGGGACGTCTTTAGAAGAGGTCAGGGAATCCCTATATCAAGGAAAATCCGGCATTGTCTTAGATCAGGATAGAAAAGCATTCGGTTTCAGATCAGGACTTACGGGAACAGTTCCGAAACCTGATTTAAAAAACCTTTTGAACAGACGCCAGCGTGTAAGTATGGGCGAAGAAAGTGAGTATGCTTATCTTGCTACCATTGATGCTCTGAAACAGGCTAATCTGGATGAAACCTTTTTAGATACCCATGAAGTTGGGATTTTATATGGAAACGACAGTGTTTCCCAGGCAGTAGTAGAATCTATTGACATTGCAAGGGAAAAGAAAGATACTACATTGATGGGATCAGGAGCAATCTTTAAATCAATGAATTCAACAGTAACGATGAACCTTTCTACCATCTTTAAACTGAAAGGGATCAACCTTACTATAAGTGCTGCCTGCGCAAGTGGTTCGCACTCTCTGGGGCTTGCTTATATGATGATTAAGAACGGATTTCAGGATATGATTATCTGCGGCGGCGCTCAGGAAACCAATAAATACTCTATGGCCAGCTTTGACGGGTTAGGCGTTTTTTCAGCAAGGGAAGATGAACCTACAAAAGCATCAAGACCTTTTGATGCTGATAGAGACGGGTTGATCCCGAGTGGGGGTGCCGCTTCTTTAATTGTTGAAAGTCTGGAATCTGCACAAAGAAGAGGAGCCCACATTATTGCTGAAATCATAGGATATGGTTTCTCGTCTAACGGCGGGCATATTTCCACTCCTAATGTAGATGGACCGGCTTTAGCAATGGACAGAGCCCTGAAGCAATCTGGTTTAAAAGCCTCAGATATCGATTATATCAATGCCCACGCCACTTCAACTCCAATTGGAGATGCCAATGAAGCCAAGGCTATCTATGAGATTTTTGGGAGTGAAGTTCCGGTAAGTTCTACGAAGTCTATGACTGGACATGAGTGCTGGATGGCCGGTGCAAGTGAAGTTATTTACTCTATTCTGATGATGCAGAATGATTTTATAGCCCCCAATATTAATCTGGAAAATCCTGATAATGAGGCTAAAAAGATAAATTTGGTGTTTGAAACAAAAAATCAAAAAATTGATGTATTTTTGTCGAATTCTTTTGGGTTCGGGGGAACCAATTCTGCACTAATAGTTAAAAAATTTGATTAA